In the genome of Mercurialis annua linkage group LG8, ddMerAnnu1.2, whole genome shotgun sequence, the window GAAGCATCAGTAGCGCATACTTAAATGAAGAAACCGCAAAAATTGCAGCTTATTACTTTTCAGAAGGTGTCCCAATGATACCTGAGCGGctgcaaagaaatgaagtttgtGACATTGAAGTCGACGACGATGTTGACAGACTATCTATTTTCAAGCCGCACGGGCAATCAGTGGGTGCTTGCTGCAAGAGATATCTTGAAGAGGCTGAGATTGTTGCTGCCCGCACATATGTTCTGTTGAATTGttcaaaaattgaaaactaCAGAAAGTAAGCTTTGATACTGCTGTCAATGTAATTAACAATAATGATTCAGcttctaattattgttttcttcttaACTAAAGGGTTTTCGAAGGCGAGTTGCGGAAAGGAAACCTCGATATCAGCACCTCGCAAATTAAAGCGAAGTTTGAGAGTGACTTTGCTTACTGGTTTcaacaatatgtaagtattttacaaaatatattttgattcttTCAATAAAAAAGTTCGGATTTATAATACACTTTTACGCTACAGGTTCAAGATCCAACTGTCTGTGCTAATCCATTCATTGTCAGTCTCGCTAAAGGACCTCTTATATCAGTCAGAACATTTAAGGGGAACCATGTAAATGGATTAAAGTTTCAGACTCAAGCTTATGTGGAGGAACAACTTACGATGAATAGTGGAGTCTGCGTGAAGGGAACTCAATATTTCGATagcgaaaatgacttttatggatttctgacagacataattgagttagagtatccgGCGCTTCCAATGAAAACGACTGTCTTATTTAAATGCGAGTGGTTCGGCCCAGCGCAAAATTCTGGCACAATtagtaataaaaaatacaacattaTGGGTATTTATAACAGAAAGAGATACAATAAGTATGAACCATTCATCTTAGCCGAACATGCCGACCAAGTTCATTACCTGCCATATCCGAGTAAAAGAAGGGATAAattaaattggtgggcagtttgcaggATAAAAGCGCGATCagaacttgacatgcccgaggggattatcccggcctttcaagatgagatagaagaaaatcctctcgTTGTTGCAACCGACGACAATCCGACATATTTGGCTGATCAAACTGGAGAAGCTGAAGAAGATGCATTGTTCGTGCCTCCTgaacaagaaacagaaaatGAGTTCATCTCATCCCTATTCCTGGCGATGACGATGTTGCTGAGGAGCAGTAGCAGTGCACCTGTTCAACCTTGGCAGCTGCGTAAGCCTGGAAAGCCCCCGGCTGTTCTGGACGACCAGGGTACGGCGAGGGTTCACCCGGACCCTACCACGTATGATTACAATTTAGTTCTTAATGTGTGTAttgtaatatgtatatatactgAACTATGCTTATAAAATCACAGGACGATGTTGATCGACTCTGGGCTTGTTTCACGGGCTATGCGGGAGATTTTTAGGAAGTGCTGGTTCGATAATGGAACAGCATGGCGCTTCAAACAGCGGAGCAGAGAGAGTTCTACTTCCAGGAGTTCCAGGTAattaaatttacagtttaatacTTGTATGTTATGCTTTTGCTGAAAAAACCAACTCATGCAACATGTTTGTACTGTTTGCAGAAGGAGTTCTGGTGGGATAGGCCGGCGTACAGCGAGGAGGTCATCAGATAGGTCTTCATGGCCCACGCAGCCAACCGCTATAAAGACAACATCCACAGAATGAGGAGGACGAGACAGAAGAATATCTCTTGACGCAGGATATCTGGGATGCTTGGAACGCGTTTTGGGACTCAGAGAAAGAGAGGAAGAGGTCAGAAACTGCCCGAGCaaatcggatgagcgagccaGCGGGCGCCAGTTCTGGACCTGTCCGCCATACTGGTGGATCTCGCTCTGCTCTCAAGCATATGGATGTGatggtttgttttaaaattcagtaattaaaatacttaaataacgTATTTGCTTTATTTTGATACTAATTAAAGTGTATTTTTTCTGTTAGGAAAGTCAGCTTGGCCGGAGACCGAGTGCAACGGAGCTGTACACTCGCCTTCACTCCACGAAGGCTGACAAGAAGCCAGTCGACAAGCGGCTCAAGATATGACTGTTAGTCCTTATTAAACTTATTATTCTCTaagttgattttaataattctGAAATTGTATATTAGATTGAAAATGCTTGTTGGTTAGGTGCTAAATATGTTAGGGTAGattgtttatttgaatttaacaAGTTAGAAATGGTAGATTATATTGAACATGTTTATTGGTTGgattatatattgtaatttgcttgcaggactgggtgatgctcatattaTAGAAGAAATGCTGTCGAAATTTTGTTAGAAATTAGgtttactttttaatatgttattcattttagttgttttaaaactaaactgatatgttttttattgttttctagGAAGCCATCACTGAGAGGCTTGTTGCTGCGACACAGCCTCAAACCGGAGAGGGTAGCTCCTCGAGTCCAGCGGCAGTGGACGAGACCCAGGTGTTTCTAGACATCGAGGGCATCAACAAGAAGAAACGTGTATACGGCTTGGGTTCTGCGAGCAGCAGGTACGCCGGGATAAGCAGCACGGTGCAGCGAGGCAGCTCCTCTATGTCGTCGAAGTAGGCGGacgaggaggtcgagcgccgtGTGCAGGCCGGCATTCAGAAGGGTATGCGACTGGTTCAGGAGCAGCAGGCGGCGACCATGGCCCAGCTGATCCATGAGGAGATTGTCAAGATGATTCTTAACCTTCTTACAGAGTTTAGGCCACAGCCTCCACCTACCCCAccagacgatgacgacactACAACTTTGTATTGTCGTGTTAGCTTATCTTATTACAAGCATAATatgttttttcttcttttttaacgtttaaatgtatactttgatatttatatatatacatatttatttatctgTTTCAATTGGTTGTGATTTATAAATGATTGATATTATTGTATTTAACAGGTTTAAAACAACtggaaaaacataaaaaatggcGGAAAATGGCAGAAATTTGCcgaaaaattagttaatttacgACAGACTATAtacttttgcgacggaattatcCGTCGCAAAAGGTCTCAGCCAGGAGACAAATGCTGAGGCATTTGCTTCTTTAACATTTGCTCCTTTTAATTATTCTTCATTGTGATTGGCTGGCCATGTGACTTTTGTTAAGACTCTCGAACATATATATTATTCATCTATtaccaatgtttttaaaaccggaccgaaAAACAAACCGACTTCATCGAGAATTTAAGGTTCGACAGGTTAAACCGGGTTAGAtcggattttttaattttaatatttataaattatttaaattaaaaatatataatgttatatattaaagatatgaaaaaaaaagtattgttatatttttaaaattttatttgtaaaatataattatacatgGACATTTTTAagagtatataaaataattatttatatgaaagAAAACAatactctttttattttaataaataataatgattaaattaaagttatataataaaagtttataaataaaaatataacaatatatttaaataaaattaaatattcagtatgtaaatataaatttaattgattgaaaaataataatatatttaaataaaattaattattaaatattttgtattaattttgtaaaaaagaGATGGTGTGTGTTgggagtaatatttttaaaactggacgaaaaatcaaatcaatttcaTGAGGggttcaaatttaaatttgaattttaatattattaataataaaaaaatcaaaaaaatgtaTGTGTTTcaacataaatttaattatttaaaacttaataataaaaatacatttttaatcaatgcaataataaaattaatatgttGCATTAATTAAAGAAGTGTATTAATTTTATAAggtaatttgatatttaatttaaaatttccgtattaataaattttgtttttaaatatcaaactttttaaatggaaaAGGATAACAATTGTAAATGAAAGGAAATGATGTGCATAGGTACTTGAGTCTATTAGGAATTTAGGATGACATAAAGTGAAAAGtctaatcaattgttaaatcATGTCTACCTTAGAAAATAGTAAGAGATATTCAAAAACCGGAGCTGTCCGTTTTTGTCCATAACCCGAATTTTTCCGGTTTGATCCGATTCTTacacaattttttaaatgttgaatttttatatttaaccgGACCAGATAGATGGCCGGTTCCCGGTTAACCCTGTTCGACCGGCcagtccggtccggttttaataACATTGTCTATTACCGATCCAACTTTAAGATAGAATATATAGGATAATGGAGATCGCTTGTGCGAATCGATCCACGACCTAGCGGATTACTTATGAGAATCGATTCACAACCTAGTATATTTCTGTCAAgcgtttatatcatttgaattatatttcATTGGTTAAAATAGAATATATTTTCACCCTATATAGTAAATTGTCATAgttaaacttaataaaaaaatgattttgtaatttttttatacaaatcaTGGGTTCTGTGGATAATATGTTGGTTCTGTATTTTGGTGAGAGTGAAATCTTCAATGACCTTTGTTCTTGTGGGGGAATAAAGACACCGGACCCTGATGATATTAACGTCTATCTTTATTGAAGAGTTTTGCCATTTATGAAAGATGCTATTGTTGATTTCTTTGTTGggttttacaaatttaatatattgtCTAGAGGTGTTCATTCTTTGTTTATGGTGTTTGTTCCTAGGTGGTGGGTTCATCAATGTTAAGGACTATCGTCCTATTAGTTTGATTAATGGTATTTTTAAGCTGCTTTCCAAGATTCTTTTTAGGAGATTAGCACTTTTTCTAGCTAATGTTATTTCTAATAGCCAACACGTTTTTCTGAAAGGAAAGAGTATTTTGGAGTGTTTTATGATAGCTAATGAGTTAGTTCATTCAGCCACTAGGGGGAAGGAGAAAGTGTTGATTATCAAGCTTGACTTTCACAAGGCCTTTGATAGTATTGATTGGGACTATTTGCTATCAGTTATGTGTTCTATGAGTAAAATGGATAGATAAGATTTCCTATTGTCTTTCTATGGCAAGCATAGCAATTCTTGTCAACGGGAGTTCGGATGATCGGATCAACCTGAAGAGGGGTGTTCGCCAAGGGAACTCAATTCTCCTTATTCGTTTGTTATTGTGTGTAGGGGTTAAAGCAGATTTTGACAAATCAGGTGATCTGGATTTGACATGGGGATATCGTTATTCTACAGATCATGAGCCTATTTCTCTACTTCAGTTTGTGGATGACACTATTTTATACATTCCCTTTGATATTGAGAAGTTATGGAATTTGACCCGTattctttattattttgagctaATCTCTCTGCTGactattaattttcataaaagctTTATTATGGAAATTACTGTTAGTGAGGTTGATTTTTAAGGTTAAtgttattttgaattatttatcTTGGAATCTTTTATTTCATGGGGATGTGAAGAAAACGTCATTTATTTGGAGAggtatttgaaaatattttgttGCAATGACATTGAGGCTTGAACTGTTTTTATCAATAATTTGAGATATAAAACTTGAGATGGAGTTGTTGTTTCGCTATGGAATAATAGTTGAATTGATAATGGCTcagcttttaatttattttcccgATTATATAATCTATCGAACCAAAAGGGTGCAACGATTTATAATGTTTGAGATGTGGGTTGACGTTGGAGGCGTCGTTCAAGAGGTGCAGAGTTATTACTTTTTGATAATGTTTGGACCAGTGATAGCAATATTACAGCTAGGGTGGGTCAATGTGATGAGGTTTTTTTAAAGTTCGAATTTGAAGGCCTACTCGTCTGTTTCTTATTGTCGTTTGTTATCGGAGCTAAAAGATCAAGTGGGTAAAGCTGCTTCAGCTCGGTTTGACTTTGTGGGACGGACGCCTGGATTTATTGTAAACGACGATGGTGAGCTAATTAATTCGAATAATTACAAGGGGTATATGACCATACTTTTAAAGTTAGTAATTTGCATGCATGGGTGAATATAATTTTCATGCACGTCGTTTTCAGCAAAATGTGGCAGGTCATATGGTTTTTAATAATGATGGCATAATGAAAGGGAATGGTTTGATCGGAAGAATTGGGTAGGTGGGGTGTTTATTATTCCATTCAAACGCATTTGGAAATCGCTAGCTCCGCCTCGTgttaagttttttatttgtCTTGCTTTGCACAATAGTGTTCCAtctcttgattttttttggtgACTCATTCTATTATATTCGTGGAGAATTTTGTGTGTTCTTTGTTTTAAAGAGTAATTTTGTCAGAGTTTTTCTGGCTTTAGCAGCAATCAATGGCTGGTACATGTCTCAGTTGGACATTAATATTGCTTTTCTCAATGAGGAGTTGAATGAAAATATTTACATGTTTGTTCCTCAAGGATACTCAATTCAGAGGGAGTCTCATACTACTGGTAAACTTATTTGCAAGTTACATAAGTCTCATACTACTGATACTCaatttagtggcgtttttgctgacgtggtaAGACACGTGGCATACCCATCGgatgtccaagtcagcaaaattttacctaaaaatttgcccatgttgtttttgaaaagaaatgaaaggtgatgccctgaattgacacattttaaaagtctagttattttttaaaaatcgtgtaacgttggttattttatatgtaatttacccaagtttttaatatttatttttatttgattaaataataGTTAGTCACTTTATATTGTTATCTAGAaaagtatatttatttaaatttattttattattaataaaaaatagttttttatggtaaaaaaaaacTTCAATAAGATAAAGTCGAAACAGATACAAatgtaagaaattcgggaaaGTTAGAAAACCAAACCCGATTACCTGACAAAGAACGAGCATTACGCGCTAACAAATACGCAGCTTCATTCGCAGATCGCCGTACAAACATAAACGATCATTAAAGTATTGTTTCGCTGACATAGCACAATCATTAACAAGCACATCTCCTTCACCCCTATCTTGGTCCCTGATGTCAGCGATAACCTCTTGCGCATCAGATTCTATGATGATATTCTTCCAATCTTTTAGCCAGCTAAGAGCTTCTCTAATGCCCATCAGTTCCACTGTTCGAGCTTCAAAAACTCCATTAAAACAAAACTGCATGGCTTGAATAATTTCGCCCGATTCATTTCTAAGAACACATCCTACTGCAGCTTTCCTCTCTTCAGTAAAAATGGCTGCATCAACGTTGGCCTTCACAAAACCAGTCGGGGGAGGCGTCCATATCACAACACCATCTCCATGCACTATGTGAACCTCGCCTGGAACAGTATGTCTGTTTCTGGCCGAGTTCCATGCAAACACTTGGTTACTCGCTGCATTCACTATCTCCACTGCCGATGCCCCTTTTTTCCCCAAActaaattttttctatttaactATAATCTCCAACATATAACAGCTACAAGTTCACATCTTCCCCATATCATATAACCAGCTTTTGCACCAATTTCTTAGCTCCAGACCACTTCCCACCCCGACGTTCAAACGAGCCGCCTCCCAACACCTCCTAGCAATGGCACAATCTGTAAACAAATGCACTGCCGTCTCACACCATCCGTTGCAAACTTGGCACAACTCGTTAATGAAGACTCTCTTACGAGTCAAGTTATCAGCTGTGGGGAGGAACCCAGACATGTTCCTCCATAAAAAAATTTCGGATATGCAAGGGAACCTGGAGATTCCAGATTTTATTCCAACAGAAACCGTCCAATAACGCATCACCCTCTACTAACTCTCCACGCAAACAGCGATAAGCACTTTGCACAGTGAACTTCTTCTTCTCTAGACACAAAAACCATCCATCTTCCACCTCTCGCACACTTATGGGAACTGCTAATATGTTATCCACGTTGTCGGGGTTAAAGATATCCCGAATAATAGTTTCATCACATTCATTTGTCCCCTCCATGAACAATTGCCAAACCTTGTTGTTAAACAAATTTGGATTTAGCTCAGAAGTAACATAACCCGAATTAACTCTATCCAGCCAAGGGTCAGAGCCTATAACAGTGGATTGACCATCACCAATACTATCACCCTTTCTCATCACCTCTTGAGTTGCAAAAATACTACTCCAAACGAAGCTAGGATTACACCCCAACTTAGCCTCAAGAAAACTTGCCTTAGGGTAATATTTTGCCTTAAACACCTTGCTCGTCAAAGAATCTCGGTTGCTAATTAATCTCCAAGCATGCCTAGCCAACATGGCTAAATTAAagtcatgaatttttttaaaacccaTTCCTCCAAACTTTTTCGGCTTACAAAGTCTATCCCAACTCGCCCAATAAAGCCCTTTTCTCTCCTCTCTATTACGCCGCCACCAAAAAGAGTTCATCATTCTCTCTAACTCCCCGCAAAGATCTAAAGGAATTAATAAAACATTCATGATATAGTTGGGCATGGCTTGAGCAATCGTTTTCAAGAGAATCTCCTTACCACCACGAGAGAGGGCCTTTGCATTCCACCCCTTGATCTTGCCCCACACCCTATCTTTAATGAAGCTAAAGATTTGTCTCTTATTTTTCCCCACTAGAGAAGGAAACCCTAGGTATTTCCCTTGATCTCCCACCTCATTCACACCCAAGAATTCACAAATATACTTCTTATCATGGCCACCAACGTTCCTGCTAaacaaaatatttgttttagcGAGATTTACCTTCTGACCCGACATGCGCTCATAATCCCCAAGGATAGATTGGATAACCGCTACTTCCTCCATAGAagatttaaaaagtaaatagcAGTCATCAGCAAAAAACAAATGACTTACCGAAGGCGCACCTCTACAAATTGCAATCCCGTGCAGCGAACTCACCCTCTCAGCCTCAGACAACATACAACTTAACCCTTCTGTGCATATAATAAAGAGATATGGCGAAAGCGGATCACCCTGGCGCAACCCACGGGTCGGGATAATCGGCTCATCCCCATTAATCTCCCATATACTCGTGTAACGCACTGAAGTAATGCACTTCATCACCAAATCTACCAATTTACTATCGAACCCAAGCTTCAACATCATGAATCGCACAAAAGCCCACTCTATCTGATCATAGGTCTTGctcatatcaatttttaaagCTGAAACGCCCACCTTGCCTTGCCTTTTCCTTCTCAGATAATGGCCAATCTCAAAAGCCACCAAAAATTGTCTGTAATGAGTCTATTCTCCACAAAAGCACTTTGATTTTCAGCAATAATCAAAGGCATGAGGTGTTTCATACGATTTGCCATGACTTTTGACAGTATCTTATAAGCCACGTTACAGAGAGATATCAGTCTCAAATTCGAAACCGACTCCGGGGTTTTGATTTTAGGAATGAGAATCAACCCCGTATCATTCAGCCCTTCCTCTATCCTTCCTCTCACCATAAACGTCTGACACATAGCAACCAAATCATTGCCCACAATGCTCCAACAG includes:
- the LOC126661689 gene encoding uncharacterized protein LOC126661689, yielding MALQTAEQREFYFQEFQKEFWWDRPAYSEENEEDETEEYLLTQDIWDAWNAFWDSEKERKRSETARANRMSEPAGASSGPVRHTGGSRSALKHMDVMESQLGRRPSATELYTRLHSTKADKKPIENACWLGAKYVRVDCLFEFNKLEMDWEAITERLVAATQPQTGEGSSSSPAAVDETQVFLDIEGINKKKRVYGLGSASSRYAGISSTVQRGSSSMSSK